The proteins below come from a single Micromonospora citrea genomic window:
- a CDS encoding ABC transporter permease: protein MMAGTSPTAGAAAGYRPSATLPFGAEFRRQASRRRTQLALGFMVLLPLIILIAFQFDTGDDDDNGRGEFGSLVEFATSGGLNFTLFTIFVSASFLLVVVVALFCGDTVASEASWGSLRYLLAIPVPRARLLTVKLLVALVYSGLALLLLAGTALLIGTLRYGWEPLRSTVAAQLEPGEGLLRLLGVLGYLAVVLLVVAGLAFLLSVVTDAALGAVGGAVLLWILSSILDQITALGALRAFLPTHYSTAWLGLLSTPVQTDDVVRGAISAISYATLFWGLAFWRFTRKDVTS, encoded by the coding sequence ATGATGGCGGGCACGTCACCCACGGCGGGCGCGGCGGCCGGCTACCGGCCGTCGGCCACCCTGCCGTTCGGCGCCGAGTTCCGGCGGCAGGCCTCCCGGCGGCGTACGCAGCTCGCCCTCGGGTTCATGGTCCTGCTGCCGTTGATCATCCTGATCGCGTTCCAGTTCGACACGGGCGACGACGACGACAACGGGCGCGGGGAGTTCGGCAGCCTGGTCGAGTTCGCCACGTCGGGCGGGCTGAACTTCACCCTCTTCACCATCTTCGTCTCGGCGTCGTTCCTGCTGGTCGTGGTGGTGGCGCTGTTCTGCGGGGACACGGTGGCCAGCGAGGCGAGCTGGGGCAGCCTGCGCTACCTGCTGGCGATCCCGGTGCCCCGGGCCCGGCTGCTGACGGTGAAGCTGCTCGTCGCGCTCGTCTACTCGGGGCTCGCGCTGCTGCTGCTCGCCGGGACCGCCCTGCTGATCGGCACGCTGCGCTACGGCTGGGAGCCGCTGCGCAGCACCGTGGCGGCCCAGCTCGAACCGGGCGAGGGGCTGCTGCGGCTGCTGGGCGTGCTCGGCTACCTGGCCGTCGTACTCCTGGTGGTGGCCGGCCTGGCGTTCCTGCTGTCGGTGGTGACGGACGCCGCGCTCGGCGCGGTCGGCGGCGCGGTGCTGCTCTGGATCCTCTCCAGCATCCTCGACCAGATCACCGCCCTCGGCGCGCTGCGCGCGTTCCTGCCGACGCACTACAGCACCGCGTGGCTCGGGCTGTTGTCGACGCCCGTGCAGACCGACGACGTGGTACGCGGCGCGATCTCCGCGATCAGCTACGCGACGCTGTTCTGGGGGCTGGCGTTCTGGCGGTTCACCCGCAAGGACGTGACCAGCTGA
- a CDS encoding DUF4232 domain-containing protein, producing the protein MTGLVLLGGCSATEPPPVDPAPGTVPRAGAPTPDSGSAPIGCPESGVRISSPGSSAAMGLRALGLELVNCGTQPYPLNGYPVLRLHDGDGNPIPVRVINGAKGITSGFDAPPRPLILRPGERAGAAVLWRNLVDDPTVVATNGERLEVAPAAGRPEQVVGLDGPIDLGNTGRIGVSAWTKSADPPATPTGPRPDTSQPGGPGSSSPVPPLL; encoded by the coding sequence ATGACCGGCCTCGTCCTGCTCGGCGGCTGCTCCGCGACCGAACCGCCGCCGGTGGATCCGGCACCGGGCACCGTGCCGAGAGCGGGCGCGCCGACGCCGGATTCCGGGAGCGCCCCCATCGGGTGCCCGGAGTCGGGCGTCCGGATCAGTTCGCCGGGCTCCAGCGCCGCGATGGGTCTGCGCGCCCTCGGGCTGGAGCTGGTCAACTGCGGCACGCAGCCCTACCCGCTGAACGGTTACCCCGTGCTGCGTCTGCACGACGGCGACGGCAACCCGATACCGGTCCGGGTGATCAACGGGGCCAAGGGGATCACGTCGGGCTTCGACGCGCCGCCCCGGCCGCTGATCCTGCGGCCCGGCGAGCGGGCCGGTGCCGCCGTGCTCTGGCGCAATCTGGTCGACGATCCGACGGTCGTCGCCACCAACGGCGAGCGCCTGGAGGTCGCCCCCGCCGCCGGCCGGCCCGAGCAGGTCGTCGGCCTGGACGGACCGATCGACCTCGGCAACACGGGTCGGATCGGGGTCAGCGCCTGGACGAAGTCGGCCGACCCGCCGGCGACGCCGACCGGGCCGCGGCCGGACACCTCGCAGCCGGGCGGCCCGGGGTCGAGCAGCCCGGTGCCGCCGCTGCTGTGA
- a CDS encoding DoxX family protein, with the protein MLADRIGGPALSLFRAVVGLLFLCHGLASLFGILGGNRGTGEAVPLGEWPGWWAALIQAVCGGLVLVGLLTRPAAVLASGSMAYAYFVVHQPDALLPLRNGGELAVLFCWSFLLIAVFGPGAWAVDTALRARRAAEPRSVTV; encoded by the coding sequence ATGCTCGCTGACCGTATCGGCGGCCCGGCCCTGTCCCTGTTCCGCGCCGTCGTCGGACTGCTCTTCCTCTGCCACGGCCTGGCCTCGCTCTTCGGGATCCTCGGTGGGAACCGGGGCACGGGCGAGGCGGTCCCGCTGGGCGAGTGGCCGGGCTGGTGGGCCGCGCTGATCCAGGCGGTCTGCGGCGGCCTCGTGCTCGTCGGCCTCCTGACCCGCCCGGCGGCCGTCCTGGCGTCCGGCTCGATGGCCTACGCGTACTTCGTGGTGCACCAACCCGACGCGCTGCTCCCGCTGCGCAACGGCGGCGAGCTGGCCGTCCTGTTCTGCTGGTCGTTCCTGCTGATCGCGGTGTTCGGGCCCGGCGCCTGGGCGGTCGACACCGCGCTGCGCGCCCGCCGCGCCGCCGAGCCGCGCTCGGTGACGGTCTAG
- the thrC gene encoding threonine synthase: MTSTLAPSGIDTTASPARALVCRACSARYPLAAQHACHECFGPLEVDYDSAALAKVTREQIEAGPQNIWRYAALLPAGQDPATRVTLDPGLTPLVAAPHLAAELGITAPLWVKDDSANPTHSFKDRVVSVALTAARALGFSRYACASTGNLANSVAAHAARAGVPSVVFIPSDLEQGKVVTTAVYGGELVAIDGSYDDVNRLCGELVETDEFEDTAFVNVNVRPYYAEGSKTLGYEVAEQLGWRIPAQVVIPMASGELLTKIDKAFAELVEIGLVEAPAGGWKVFGAQSAGCNPIAAALHADTDTITPVKPTGIAKSLNIGDPAAGLYALEAVRRTGGWMEYVDDDEIRAGIGLLARTTGVFAETAGGVTVAVLRKLVESGRLDPAAETVVFNTGEGLKTLDAVAGRVGPTHRIKPSLRAARDAGLLG; the protein is encoded by the coding sequence ATGACGTCGACGCTTGCCCCCTCCGGCATCGACACGACCGCCAGCCCCGCCCGCGCCCTCGTCTGCCGCGCCTGTTCGGCCCGCTACCCGCTGGCCGCCCAGCACGCCTGCCACGAGTGCTTCGGGCCGCTGGAGGTCGACTACGACTCCGCCGCGCTGGCGAAGGTCACCCGGGAGCAGATCGAGGCCGGCCCGCAGAACATCTGGCGGTACGCGGCGCTGCTGCCCGCCGGCCAGGACCCGGCCACCCGCGTCACCCTCGACCCGGGCCTCACCCCGCTGGTCGCCGCCCCGCACCTCGCGGCCGAGCTGGGCATCACCGCTCCGCTCTGGGTCAAGGACGACAGCGCCAACCCCACCCACTCGTTCAAGGACCGGGTGGTCTCGGTGGCGCTGACCGCCGCCCGGGCGCTCGGCTTCAGCCGCTACGCCTGCGCCTCCACCGGAAACCTCGCCAACTCGGTCGCCGCCCACGCCGCCCGGGCCGGGGTGCCGTCGGTGGTCTTCATCCCCAGCGACCTGGAGCAGGGCAAGGTCGTCACCACCGCCGTCTACGGCGGCGAGCTGGTCGCCATCGACGGCTCGTACGACGACGTGAACCGGCTCTGCGGCGAGCTGGTGGAGACGGACGAGTTCGAGGACACGGCGTTCGTGAACGTCAACGTGCGCCCCTACTACGCCGAGGGCTCCAAGACGCTCGGCTACGAGGTGGCCGAGCAGCTCGGCTGGCGGATCCCGGCCCAGGTGGTGATCCCGATGGCCTCCGGCGAGCTGCTCACCAAGATCGACAAGGCGTTCGCCGAGCTGGTCGAGATCGGCCTGGTGGAGGCGCCGGCCGGCGGCTGGAAGGTCTTCGGCGCGCAGTCGGCCGGCTGCAACCCGATCGCCGCCGCCCTGCACGCCGACACCGACACGATCACCCCGGTCAAGCCGACGGGCATCGCCAAGTCGCTGAACATCGGCGACCCGGCCGCCGGCCTCTACGCGCTGGAGGCGGTGCGCCGCACCGGGGGCTGGATGGAGTACGTCGACGACGACGAGATCCGCGCCGGCATCGGGCTGCTGGCCCGCACCACCGGCGTCTTCGCCGAGACGGCCGGCGGGGTGACCGTGGCGGTGCTGCGCAAGCTCGTCGAGTCCGGCCGGCTCGACCCGGCCGCCGAGACCGTCGTCTTCAACACCGGCGAGGGCCTCAAGACCCTCGACGCGGTCGCCGGTCGGGTCGGCCCGACCCACCGGATCAAGCCCTCCCTGCGCGCCGCCCGCGACGCCGGCCTCCTCGGCTGA
- a CDS encoding LysR family transcriptional regulator: protein MVELRQLRYFLAVAEERSFTRAAALLHVSQPTLSQQIRALERSVRAPLFHREPAGVRLTEAGTALLEPAQRAVVGVADGVRAARDAIGTGGGTLRVGFSTGGAADLVASILPAWQRAASEVRLVLRELTVGGLYTALLEDRIDVALTRLPLDPERHEWTVLTTEPRVLALSARHPLADAGAAVPLAEVLTLAMPRIEDVPTIRDYWLLNEHRGGRPPRQRGVTVTSPAEMAYLILQDPSVVAVGPRTARGLSPLADLRFVELSEIPPVPFVVAARRHDRRAAVLAFRQVASTVARRLRDVSTPAGDRPGEAAVIGPGRVTGAGAGRAHG, encoded by the coding sequence ATGGTGGAACTACGGCAGCTCCGGTACTTCCTCGCTGTCGCCGAGGAGCGGTCCTTCACCCGCGCCGCCGCGCTGCTGCACGTCAGCCAGCCGACGCTGAGCCAACAGATCCGCGCCCTGGAGCGGTCGGTGCGCGCGCCGCTGTTCCACCGGGAGCCGGCGGGCGTCCGGCTGACCGAGGCCGGGACCGCGCTGCTCGAGCCGGCCCAGCGGGCCGTGGTCGGGGTCGCCGACGGCGTACGGGCGGCCCGGGACGCCATCGGCACGGGCGGTGGCACGCTCCGCGTCGGCTTCAGCACCGGCGGGGCCGCCGACCTCGTCGCGTCGATCCTGCCCGCCTGGCAGCGGGCCGCCTCCGAGGTGCGTCTGGTCCTCCGCGAGCTGACCGTCGGCGGGCTGTACACCGCCCTGCTGGAGGACCGCATCGACGTGGCGCTCACCCGGTTGCCGCTGGATCCCGAACGGCACGAGTGGACGGTGCTGACCACCGAGCCGCGCGTGCTCGCGTTGAGCGCCCGACACCCCCTGGCCGACGCCGGGGCGGCGGTGCCGCTCGCCGAGGTGCTCACGCTGGCCATGCCCCGGATCGAGGACGTGCCCACGATCCGGGACTACTGGCTGCTCAACGAACACCGCGGCGGCCGCCCGCCCCGGCAGCGCGGGGTCACTGTCACCTCACCGGCGGAGATGGCGTACCTGATCCTCCAGGACCCGTCGGTGGTGGCCGTCGGCCCCCGCACGGCACGCGGGCTCTCGCCCCTGGCCGACCTGCGCTTCGTGGAACTGTCCGAGATCCCCCCGGTGCCCTTCGTCGTGGCCGCCCGACGTCACGATCGCCGAGCCGCCGTCCTCGCCTTCCGTCAGGTCGCGTCGACGGTCGCGCGCCGCCTGCGCGACGTGTCCACGCCAGCCGGCGACAGGCCGGGCGAGGCGGCCGTCATCGGCCCGGGCCGTGTGACCGGTGCCGGAGCCGGCCGGGCCCACGGCTGA
- the paaN gene encoding phenylacetic acid degradation protein PaaN, which translates to MTETPHPLYARHADTLTRALTAITERGYWSAYPESPSPRVYGETAAADGKAAFEAHLGGDFPLDQPGSGDRVATESSPFGVELDVRYPHAGADELVAAATAALPGWRDAGPQARAGVCLEILDRLHKHIFELANAVQFTSGQAFVMAFQAGGAHALDRALEAIAYAYAEMTRHPGTAGWEKAAGKGDPLRMTKTFHVVPRGVALVIGCNTFPTWNSYPGLFASLVTGNPVVVKPHPRAVLPLAITVKYAREVLAEAGFDPNLVLLAPEAPGEKLASTLALHPAVKIVDFTGSTEYGDWLEANARQAAVYTEKAGLNTVVIDSTDDFAGMCRNLGFTLTLYSGQMCTTSQNILIPRDGIATDQGHKSFDEVAGGIAAAVGKLTADPARGVELTGAIVNDGVLERLDEVTKVGEAVLESRTVEHPAFPGAVVRTPTLVKLAADDTATYSKEWFGPISFAIATDSTAHSLEILRSTVGEKGALTAAVYSTDEAVLDAAEGAAIEVGVHLSCNLTGGVFVNQSAAFSDFHGSGANAAANAALTDGAYVANRFRVVQSRRHA; encoded by the coding sequence ATGACGGAGACCCCGCACCCCCTGTACGCCAGGCACGCCGACACCCTCACCCGGGCGCTGACCGCCATCACGGAGCGCGGGTACTGGTCCGCCTACCCCGAGTCGCCCAGCCCTCGGGTCTACGGCGAGACCGCCGCCGCCGACGGCAAGGCCGCCTTCGAGGCCCACCTCGGCGGTGACTTCCCCCTCGACCAGCCGGGCTCCGGCGACCGGGTCGCCACCGAGTCCAGCCCGTTCGGCGTCGAGCTGGACGTCCGCTACCCGCACGCCGGCGCCGACGAACTGGTCGCCGCCGCGACCGCCGCCCTGCCCGGCTGGCGCGACGCCGGCCCGCAGGCCCGGGCGGGCGTCTGCCTGGAGATCCTGGACCGGCTGCACAAGCACATCTTCGAGCTGGCCAACGCGGTGCAGTTCACCAGCGGCCAGGCGTTCGTGATGGCCTTCCAGGCCGGTGGCGCGCACGCGCTGGACCGCGCGTTGGAGGCGATCGCCTACGCGTACGCGGAGATGACCCGGCACCCGGGGACGGCGGGCTGGGAGAAGGCGGCGGGCAAGGGCGACCCGCTGCGGATGACCAAGACCTTCCACGTGGTGCCCCGCGGGGTCGCGCTGGTGATCGGCTGCAACACGTTCCCGACCTGGAACTCGTACCCGGGCCTGTTCGCCTCGCTGGTCACCGGCAACCCGGTGGTGGTCAAGCCGCACCCGCGTGCCGTGCTGCCGCTGGCGATCACCGTGAAGTACGCCCGGGAGGTGCTCGCCGAGGCCGGCTTCGACCCGAACCTGGTGCTGCTCGCCCCCGAGGCCCCCGGCGAGAAGCTCGCCTCCACGCTGGCCCTGCACCCGGCCGTGAAGATCGTCGACTTCACCGGCTCCACCGAGTACGGCGACTGGCTGGAGGCCAACGCCCGGCAGGCGGCGGTCTACACCGAGAAGGCCGGCCTGAACACGGTGGTGATCGACTCCACCGACGACTTCGCCGGCATGTGCCGCAACCTCGGCTTCACACTGACCCTCTACAGCGGCCAGATGTGCACCACCTCGCAGAACATCCTGATCCCCCGCGACGGCATCGCCACCGACCAGGGGCACAAGAGCTTCGACGAGGTGGCCGGCGGGATCGCCGCCGCCGTCGGCAAGCTCACCGCCGACCCGGCGCGCGGGGTGGAGCTCACCGGCGCCATCGTCAACGACGGGGTGCTGGAGCGCCTCGACGAGGTCACCAAGGTCGGCGAGGCGGTGCTGGAGTCGCGTACGGTCGAGCACCCGGCCTTCCCCGGCGCGGTGGTCCGCACGCCGACGCTGGTGAAGCTGGCGGCCGACGACACGGCGACCTACTCGAAGGAGTGGTTCGGGCCGATCTCGTTCGCCATCGCCACCGACTCCACGGCCCACAGCCTGGAGATCCTGCGGTCCACGGTCGGCGAGAAGGGCGCGCTCACGGCGGCGGTCTACTCCACCGACGAGGCCGTCCTCGACGCGGCCGAGGGGGCGGCGATCGAGGTCGGGGTGCACCTGTCCTGCAACCTGACCGGCGGGGTCTTCGTCAACCAGTCGGCGGCCTTCTCGGACTTCCACGGCAGCGGCGCCAACGCGGCGGCCAACGCTGCGCTCACCGACGGCGCCTACGTGGCCAACCGGTTCCGCGTCGTGCAGTCCCGTCGGCACGCCTGA
- a CDS encoding GNAT family N-acetyltransferase gives MTSRPDAPGRGPADLRRAGAGPVEVRRIRPDDAARMRALRLEMLADAPLAFLETLADAAARPHADYAARIAHVSTGAGTAQFVADPGGRLVGHAGGTVTPDEPGLTVVYAVYVTPSWRGTGLLGDLVEAVAAWSRAYGRPELMLEVVVGNDRAYRAYQRLGFVDTGVRVPHPTVPALTELQMRRPA, from the coding sequence ATGACGAGCAGGCCGGACGCGCCGGGCCGGGGGCCGGCAGACCTCCGGCGGGCCGGGGCCGGGCCGGTGGAGGTCCGGCGGATCCGGCCGGACGACGCGGCCCGGATGCGCGCGCTGCGGCTGGAGATGCTGGCCGACGCGCCGCTGGCGTTCCTGGAGACCCTCGCCGACGCGGCGGCCCGGCCGCACGCCGACTACGCGGCCCGGATCGCGCACGTGTCGACCGGCGCGGGCACGGCGCAGTTCGTGGCGGACCCGGGCGGCCGGCTGGTCGGGCACGCCGGCGGCACGGTGACCCCCGACGAGCCCGGGCTGACCGTCGTCTACGCCGTCTACGTCACCCCGTCCTGGCGAGGCACCGGCCTGCTCGGCGACCTCGTCGAGGCGGTGGCCGCCTGGTCCCGGGCGTACGGCCGGCCCGAGCTGATGCTGGAGGTGGTCGTCGGCAACGACCGGGCCTACCGCGCCTATCAGCGGCTGGGCTTCGTCGACACCGGGGTGCGCGTCCCGCACCCCACCGTCCCGGCGCTCACCGAACTCCAGATGCGCCGCCCCGCCTGA
- a CDS encoding cold-shock protein — MAQGTVKWFNAEKGYGFIAVDGGQDVFVHFSAIEMDGYKALDDGQRVEFEIAQGQKGPQAERVRVIA, encoded by the coding sequence GTGGCACAGGGCACCGTGAAGTGGTTCAACGCCGAGAAGGGCTACGGCTTCATCGCCGTCGACGGCGGTCAGGACGTGTTCGTCCACTTCTCCGCGATCGAGATGGACGGCTACAAGGCGCTGGACGACGGCCAGCGGGTGGAGTTCGAGATCGCCCAGGGCCAGAAGGGGCCCCAGGCCGAGCGCGTACGCGTCATCGCCTGA
- the groL gene encoding chaperonin GroEL (60 kDa chaperone family; promotes refolding of misfolded polypeptides especially under stressful conditions; forms two stacked rings of heptamers to form a barrel-shaped 14mer; ends can be capped by GroES; misfolded proteins enter the barrel where they are refolded when GroES binds): protein MAKMIAFDEEARRGLERGMNQLADAVKVTLGPKGRNVVLEKKWGAPTITNDGVSIAKEIELEDPYEKIGAELVKEVAKKTDDVAGDGTTTATVLAQALVREGLRNVAAGANPMALKRGIEAAVASVSEELSKLAKDVETKEQIASTASISAGDSTVGEIIAEAMDKVGKEGVITVEESNTFGLELELTEGMRFDKGYISAYFMTDPERMEAVFDDPYLLIVNSKISSVKDLLPILEKVMQSGKPLLIIAEDIEGEALATLVVNKVRGTFKSVAVKAPGFGDRRKAMLADIAILTGGQVISEEVGLKLDAVGLDMLGRARKVVVTKDETTIVDGAGDAEQIQGRVNQIRAEIDKSDSDYDREKLQERLAKLAGGVAVIKVGAATEVELKERKHRIEDAVRNAKAAVEEGIVPGGGVALVQAGKTAFDKLDLTGDEATGAQIVKIALDAPLRQIAVNAGLEGGVVVEHVRNLDPGHGLNAANGEYVDLLAAGIIDPAKVTRSALQNASSIAALFLTTEAVVADKPEKTPAAPAGPGGGDMDF, encoded by the coding sequence ATGGCCAAGATGATCGCGTTCGACGAAGAGGCGCGCCGCGGCCTCGAGCGGGGCATGAACCAGCTCGCCGACGCCGTGAAGGTGACCCTCGGCCCCAAGGGCCGCAACGTCGTGCTGGAGAAGAAGTGGGGTGCCCCCACCATCACCAACGATGGTGTGAGCATCGCCAAGGAGATCGAGCTCGAGGACCCCTACGAGAAGATCGGCGCCGAGCTGGTCAAGGAGGTCGCCAAGAAGACCGACGACGTGGCCGGTGACGGCACGACGACGGCGACCGTCCTGGCCCAGGCCCTCGTCCGCGAGGGTCTGCGCAACGTGGCCGCCGGCGCCAACCCGATGGCCCTGAAGCGGGGCATCGAGGCTGCCGTGGCCAGCGTCTCGGAGGAGCTGTCCAAGCTCGCCAAGGACGTCGAGACCAAGGAGCAGATCGCCTCCACCGCCTCCATCTCCGCCGGTGACAGCACCGTCGGCGAGATCATCGCCGAGGCGATGGACAAGGTCGGCAAGGAAGGCGTCATCACCGTCGAGGAGAGCAACACCTTCGGGCTGGAGCTGGAGCTCACCGAGGGTATGCGCTTCGACAAGGGCTACATCTCGGCCTACTTCATGACCGACCCGGAGCGCATGGAGGCCGTCTTCGACGACCCCTACCTCCTGATCGTCAACAGCAAGATCTCGTCGGTCAAGGACCTGCTCCCGATCCTGGAGAAGGTCATGCAGTCGGGCAAGCCGCTGCTGATCATCGCCGAGGACATCGAGGGCGAGGCCCTGGCCACCCTGGTCGTCAACAAGGTCCGGGGCACCTTCAAGTCGGTCGCCGTCAAGGCGCCGGGCTTCGGTGACCGCCGCAAGGCCATGCTGGCCGACATCGCCATCCTCACCGGTGGCCAGGTCATCAGCGAGGAGGTCGGCCTCAAGCTGGACGCCGTCGGCCTCGACATGCTGGGCCGCGCCCGCAAGGTCGTGGTGACCAAGGACGAGACCACCATCGTCGACGGCGCCGGTGACGCCGAGCAGATCCAGGGCCGGGTCAACCAGATCCGGGCCGAGATCGACAAGAGCGACTCCGACTACGACCGCGAGAAGCTGCAGGAGCGGCTGGCCAAGCTGGCCGGCGGCGTCGCGGTGATCAAGGTCGGCGCGGCCACCGAGGTCGAGCTGAAGGAGCGCAAGCACCGCATCGAGGACGCCGTCCGCAACGCGAAGGCCGCCGTCGAGGAGGGCATCGTCCCGGGTGGTGGCGTCGCGCTGGTGCAGGCCGGCAAGACCGCCTTCGACAAGCTGGACCTGACCGGCGACGAGGCGACCGGCGCGCAGATCGTCAAGATCGCGCTGGACGCCCCGCTGCGGCAGATCGCCGTCAACGCCGGCCTCGAGGGTGGCGTGGTCGTCGAGCACGTCCGCAACCTCGACCCGGGTCACGGCCTCAACGCCGCCAACGGCGAGTACGTCGACCTGCTGGCCGCGGGCATCATCGACCCGGCCAAGGTGACCCGCTCGGCGCTGCAGAACGCCTCGTCGATCGCGGCGCTCTTCCTCACCACCGAGGCCGTCGTGGCGGACAAGCCGGAGAAGACCCCGGCCGCCCCGGCTGGTCCGGGTGGCGGGGACATGGACTTCTGA
- a CDS encoding GNAT family N-acetyltransferase: protein MDLEIVELGPDQRPAVVELCGRALDLPEDAAEAPAIVDTLWTRAAAHRPVVAWGAYRQGRLVGTLVGSLAAGDGDARGHVDLIAVAPDQRRQGVGRALVGVAEARLAGLGAVEVLLAGNPPYYAWPGIDVRYTPAVCAASALGYTRDRTAWNMTADLSYDGSPALRATAPAEERLAARGVTVRRAEPADLPALTQFARATFGGAWDAELAGSVGREGAGCHLAERDGEVLGFAAYGSSRPSWFGPMGTAPAAEGSGIGGVLLRRCLRDQRAAGVTAAQIGWVGPVPFYSGSVGARIERVFFLYRRTLAG from the coding sequence ATGGACCTGGAGATCGTCGAGCTGGGGCCGGACCAGCGGCCCGCCGTGGTGGAACTGTGCGGGCGGGCGCTGGACCTGCCGGAGGACGCCGCCGAGGCGCCGGCCATCGTGGACACCCTCTGGACGCGGGCCGCCGCCCACCGCCCGGTGGTCGCGTGGGGCGCGTACCGGCAGGGGCGCCTCGTCGGCACGCTCGTCGGCTCCCTCGCCGCCGGCGACGGCGACGCCCGTGGACACGTCGACCTGATCGCGGTGGCGCCGGACCAGCGGCGGCAGGGCGTCGGGCGCGCGCTGGTGGGGGTCGCCGAGGCGCGGCTCGCCGGGCTCGGCGCGGTGGAGGTGCTGCTGGCCGGCAATCCGCCGTACTACGCGTGGCCGGGCATCGACGTGCGCTACACCCCGGCCGTCTGCGCGGCGTCGGCGCTCGGGTACACCCGGGACCGGACGGCCTGGAACATGACCGCCGACCTGTCGTACGACGGAAGCCCCGCCCTGCGCGCGACGGCCCCCGCGGAGGAGCGGCTGGCCGCGCGGGGCGTGACGGTACGGCGGGCGGAGCCGGCCGACCTGCCGGCGTTGACGCAGTTCGCCCGCGCCACCTTCGGCGGCGCCTGGGACGCCGAACTGGCCGGCTCGGTGGGCCGGGAGGGGGCGGGCTGCCACCTGGCCGAACGCGACGGCGAGGTGCTGGGCTTCGCCGCGTACGGGTCGTCGCGGCCGAGCTGGTTCGGCCCGATGGGCACCGCCCCGGCGGCGGAGGGCTCGGGGATCGGCGGCGTGCTGCTGCGCCGCTGCCTGCGCGACCAGCGGGCGGCGGGCGTGACGGCGGCGCAGATCGGCTGGGTCGGGCCGGTGCCGTTCTACTCGGGCAGCGTCGGTGCCCGGATCGAACGGGTCTTCTTCCTGTACCGCAGGACGCTCGCAGGGTGA
- a CDS encoding ArsR/SmtB family transcription factor, with amino-acid sequence MSSIERIPDYDLDEMLVVTEPAQLRALADPLRATLLELVLERAATVTELARAVDRPKSSVAYHVNALVDAGLLRVVRTRRVRAIDERYYGRVARTYYIGALTRPEDKRVATAVNGLAEAVAESAAAHAADELRCTLVHARIPVEEVRAFWAEVQALARRFAQIPRSGEQVYGFVAGLYPTNAPTLPDPDPDPDPDAEVEADAAPKADAGAEADAGAELADRR; translated from the coding sequence ATGTCGAGCATTGAGCGCATCCCCGACTACGACCTCGACGAGATGCTCGTGGTCACCGAGCCCGCGCAGCTACGCGCCCTGGCCGATCCCCTGCGCGCCACGCTGCTGGAACTGGTGCTGGAGCGGGCCGCCACGGTGACCGAGCTGGCGCGGGCGGTCGACCGGCCCAAGAGCAGCGTCGCCTACCACGTGAACGCTCTCGTCGACGCTGGCCTCCTCCGGGTGGTGCGGACCCGGCGGGTGCGGGCGATCGACGAGCGCTACTACGGCCGGGTCGCCCGCACGTACTACATCGGCGCGCTCACTCGCCCCGAGGACAAGCGGGTCGCGACCGCCGTCAACGGGCTGGCGGAGGCCGTCGCCGAGTCCGCCGCGGCGCACGCCGCCGACGAGCTGCGCTGCACTCTTGTCCACGCCCGCATCCCCGTCGAGGAGGTGCGGGCGTTCTGGGCCGAGGTGCAGGCGCTGGCCCGTCGCTTCGCCCAGATCCCCCGCTCCGGCGAGCAGGTCTACGGGTTCGTCGCGGGCCTCTACCCGACGAACGCGCCCACCCTCCCCGATCCCGATCCCGATCCCGATCCCGACGCCGAGGTCGAGGCCGACGCCGCGCCCAAGGCCGACGCCGGAGCCGAGGCCGACGCCGGAGCCGAGCTGGCGGACCGGCGGTGA